The Oncorhynchus kisutch isolate 150728-3 linkage group LG8, Okis_V2, whole genome shotgun sequence DNA segment ATTTGCTAAGTTAGTAGTAGATGTCATTTTGCCTTGCTATCAACCAtttaattatattttatttttctatCTGCTCCTAGCTTCTTCCTTTCAGGATGTTCCTAAAgtcaaggaggaggaggatgacagATCAATGATCCTCACCCAACGGCCTACCACAGAGCAGCCTACTACACACGGCGCCACTACAGCCCCTCCACCCACCTCTATCACTAcagccaacaccaccactaccagccACTCCACAGCAGTACGCAGCGGTCCCCTGATCATCCCTTACGCCTCCAACAGCCGAGTGTTTATCAGTATGTAACCTTAATCCTTGTTAATGATTTTCAGTCCCAGTTGACCCATTTTTTGAATGACAACCATGATTCCCTGATCTGTGTTGAGAATTAATTTCTCCGCATCCTGCTGCTCTTGTGAATGCTGCTCTGACTGACACTGCTCTTGTGAATGCTGCTCTGACTGACACTGCTCTTGTGAATGCTGCTCTGACTGACACTGCTCTTGTGAATGCTGCTCTGACTGACACTGCTCTTGTGAATGCTGCTCTGACTGACACTGCTCTTGTGAACGCTGCTCTGACTGACACTGCTCTTGCGAATGCTGCTCTGACTGTCACTGCTCTTGTGAATGCTGCTCTGACTGACACTGCTCTTGCCTATTAATATTGACAATTTGCGGATGGACTCTTTCCTGTCTTCCTTTCTCGTACATGGGTGAATCTTAATTGTATTTCCTTGTTTCCTCACATCGTCCCTCCTCGTCTCCCTCTCTAAGCACATTCAAGTAGAAGATCGGAGGTTCCAAGGAGAAAGGAtgcgaggaatcaaggaaataaactcagcaaaaaaagaaatgtcctctcactgtcaactacgtttattttcagcaaactttaatatgtgtaaatatttgtatgaacataacaagattcaacaactgagacataaactgaacaagttccacagacatgtgactaacagaaatggaataatgtgtccctgaacaaaggggggggtcaaaatcaaaagtgtcagtcagtatctggtgtgaccaccagctgcattaggtactgcagtgcatctcctcctcatggactgcaccatatttgccagttcttgctgtgagatgttaccccactattccgtcaaggcacctgcaagttcccggacatttctggggggaatggtcctagccctcaccctctgatccaacaggtcccagatgtgcttaatgggattgagatcctggctcttcactggccatggcagaacactgacattcctgtcttacaggaaatcacgcacagaacgagcagtatggctggtggcattgtcatgctggaggttcatgtcaggatgagcctgctggaaggttaccacatgagggaggaggatgtcttccctgtaatgcacagcgttgagattgcctgcaatgacaacaagctgagtccgatgatgctgtgacacactgccccagaccatgacggatcctCCACTTTCTAATcgttcccgctccagagtacaggcctcggtgtaacaaacattccttcgacgataaacgcaaatccgccCATCACCCcatgtgagacaaaaccgcgactcgtcagtgaagagtactttttgccagtcctggaCCCTGGGcctctttctttttgtgtttttcagagttagtagaaaggcctctttagtgtcctaagttgtaataactgtgaccttaattgcctaccgtctgtaagctgttagtgtcttaatgaccgttacacaggtgcatgttcatttaaatgtttatggttcattgaacaagcatgggaatcagtgtttaaaccctttacaatgaagatctgtgaagttattttgattttttacgaagtatctttgaaagacaggatcctgaaCAAGGaaggtttctttattttttgttgctgagtttacaatTGAGATGCACCCCACAAACACCAACTTCCTTACTGTCTCCCCAACTGATCTGTTCCTGGTATTCTGGGTAATATGTCTTCCTCTGCCCGATGTTTCTTCCTCTTCTCCTGACAGCCTTTCTCTATCTCTTCACAGTCATGACCAGTGTGTTTTTGGTTGTGGGGTCTGTTGCCTTGCTCTTGGCTGCTGTCTGTTGGATCAGGTAAAACTCTACATCTGTTTTGCACTGACACCAGCTATGTGGAAGAATGGTCTGCGATAACTGTGATACGTGGTTGTTGTTCCCTACTTCACTTAGTTAAATGTACGGACTCATTTTAAAAATTGTCATGTAGTTTAATGATGTGGTTATGGGAAACTGACCATGATGTCCCCCATCTTATCCCAGGTTGCAGAGAGGTGTGCGGCTGGCTCAGAAGATCGACTACCCAGCGTATGGGGGGATGGGGCCCCATTCCTATGACAATGATGTGGTATGTACAGCagaacacacaatcacacaaagTCATGGTTACAACAGATTATATTCATGTCAGTGAAAGTTTTTtggtttcatgttattttatacatttCATTAATTGCCATCTGTTTATTTTATCTCCTTTAATTGTATTGTTTTActgtaaaacacatttttattttcaataaatgatTTGATAACATACTAATCACATGGGAACAAACACATCTTCTGTACAATAAATGTTATACTGAAACGGCTTCTGGTTGAGAGCCATGTCATCTCGGGCCCTCCTTCTGTGTCCTGCCAGCAGCTTGGGGATAGGAGGCTGGCTCAGAGTGCCCAGATGTACCACTACCAACACCAGAAACAGCAGATGCTCTGCCTGGAGAAGTGAGTCATACCCCCCATGGCCTTCTGTCTGTCTTTTAACCAGACATATCTGTCTGCCAGTTTAGTCTGCTCTCTGACCCTGGCTATCTAAAAATGTTACTAGCTGTCCATTTCTTGCTTCCTGATTCTCCTTCAACTCCTTTCAAAGCAAATTGGTGGAGGTCCAAGGTCCCATTTTTTTAAAGAGGATTTGAGGGGGTATGGAGGAAGTAAGCTGTAAATGTTTCCAGACACTGCCTttgtctccctcctcttccctcccttctccttccctgtCCTCCTGTCAGTCTGTATCTGTGTTCTCCTCTGTGAATGGTGGGTTGGGATGTTATGTGATGTGGTTGGATACCTCCATGACTCAGTGTTTTTCCTTTGTCTCCAGACACAGGGATGAACCCAAGGTGCCTGACTCCGGGGCCACGTCAGATGAGGAGAATGAGGATGGGGATTTCACGGTATACGAGTGCCCTGGACTGGCCCCGGTAAGAGACGGACATACCTGATACACATACAGTGTACTGCACAGCCATGCAGTACAATAGCAGACATGGAGAGGCAGCGATGGCTGATATCCAATATATATTTACCTTTAGTTAAATACTGTACATTTAGTTTACATACATTTGTACTTACAATAGGCTACATATACACATTTTATTGTTTTAGCTGTGTAATAACTTACTCTTCTCtgctttctttcgctctctctttttctctttctttctcgttctctcttttcctccctagacaggagagatggaggtgaAGAATCCTTTGTTTGATGACTCTACCCTTTACCTTCAGAGGAGCCACAAGTAACCCTGACAACTCTGGACATTCTGATATGCACCTATAAAACATACCACCCTACATGTACAGGAAGATCAAATCATACTCACTCCCTTGCACACCTACAAACACACATCAGGTTACTCTGTCTGACCTTTTGACCTGTCCCACATGATACACTACTTACACTGAAGGGCtggggacgaggaggaggaggaggactgtaTGAACATTATATCTGAATGACCGACTGACGTGAATCTCCTCTTGAAACAGACTGATATCTGGGACCAATGACGTCTCACACTCTCAGAAAACCTACATGATCTTTAAGCTTTCCGTCTGGCCTATCATAACCATGCCTTGTTTTGTTGTATGTTAACTCTGTTATCTCTTGTGGATTTGATTCTGTAATATCCTCTGTTTTTTCTGTCAAACATGTGCACAACCAACTAACTGACTGCGAGATTAGCGTGTATGATGATGGATACTATTCTCCATGTTCTGCAAGATTCTATACCTGAACTTTTCCAACAAGAAATGAACACGAAAATTATTGTTTTTCgtgttctgttgaaaaatgttctacggtgtgcactaatgaatactaCCTTGTTTCATACGACAGATACCGACAGAAAGGATCaggaagagagcagagaagaactacattgaaaaaataaatatgttATGGGTCTGTGGGTGTATGATTTATTACATTACACAATCTGTGGAGACTAACTTTGATACATCATACTTTTGAATGTTACCCAGACCATGACTTCCAGTGAACTATACAGGCCAATGTCCAAACCACAAACCTTTAGTAATAGTGAACAGGAAGATTGTGTTGGAGGCACACACTTTGTGCAGAATGTGAAATTGAATAACCAATCCAGATACACGTTTCCTAAATCATAGACTGCAGTATGACCCAgactcctggactaaaaagcattgaTAATCTCAGTTGAAAATTCAGTTGAGGAATAGGATTAATCTGGGTCTGGGAACTGGTCCTATAAATCATTCTGGAACTGCAGATGTTAGGCCATATGCCTTTGAAACAGAGCTGGAGCACAGTGGGAATATGCCAATTTATCAAGCTGTCAATAGTAATCATTGGCAGACTAAATATCTgtgtcccaaataacaccctattctctacatggTGCCCTTCTTTTGCCAGCGCATTATCGACcccggtcagaagtagtgcactacagtatgtGGAGTATATGGTGCCATTAATGACGCATTCCGAAGATCTGGATCAACTCATCTTTGACTTTCTTCATTaccaaaacgttttttttgtttttttcttacATACAAAGGTGATTTTAATGTTTCATAAATGTACACATGCAGTATGTATGGTAAACCTTTACGCTTTGTTATGTAGCCATTATAGTCTCAGTATCAATGGTCCCTCTATGCATGACTTGATGATGCTGTGCTCTGCTGAAAAAGGGATACAATTCAATATGCATTTATGATCCTTACAAGTTTCTTGTGTAAACTTGCTTATGATGATATTTAAATAACTTGAATGATTTCAAAGGAATTTGGAACTTCTTTACAGAACTCTGAAACAGAGCAACCCACTATGTACATTCATATac contains these protein-coding regions:
- the LOC109896168 gene encoding neural proliferation differentiation and control protein 1-like isoform X1; the protein is MLSPRRGVDHRPAATILTHVAVIAIFVSMSACMPGSSSVCPRSLDCARARRHFCQPGSSHCGPCLTPLVENSHGRCIVKRRPSHAPHFGKVTTFPEVDEEIDFLSTIISQQETESGFRHPASSFQDVPKVKEEEDDRSMILTQRPTTEQPTTHGATTAPPPTSITTANTTTTSHSTAVRSGPLIIPYASNSRVFIIMTSVFLVVGSVALLLAAVCWIRLQRGVRLAQKIDYPAYGGMGPHSYDNDVQLGDRRLAQSAQMYHYQHQKQQMLCLEKHRDEPKVPDSGATSDEENEDGDFTVYECPGLAPTGEMEVKNPLFDDSTLYLQRSHK
- the LOC109896168 gene encoding neural proliferation differentiation and control protein 1-like isoform X3, translated to MLSPRRGVDHRPAATILTHVAVIAIFVSMSACMPGSSSVCPRSLDCARARRHFCQPGSSHCGPCLTPLVENSHGRCIVKRRPSHAPHFGKVTTFPEVDEEIDFLSTIISQQETESGFRHPASSFQDVPKVKEEEDDRSMILTQRPTTEQPTTHGATTAPPPTSITTANTTTTSHSTAVRSGPLIIPYASNSRVFISCREVCGWLRRSTTQRMGGWGPIPMTMMCSLGIGGWLRVPRCTTTNTRNSRCSAWRNTGMNPRCLTPGPRQMRRMRMGISRYTSALDWPRQERWR
- the LOC109896168 gene encoding neural proliferation differentiation and control protein 1-like isoform X2, with the translated sequence MLSPRRGVDHRPAATILTHVAVIAIFVSMSACMPGSSSVCPRSLDCARARRHFCQPGSSHCGPCLTPLVENSHGRCIVKRRPSHAPHFGKVTTFPEVDEEIDFLSTIISQQETESGFRHPASSFQDVPKVKEEEDDRSMILTQRPTTEQPTTHGATTAPPPTSITTANTTTTSHSTAVRSGPLIIPYASNSRVFIIMTSVFLVVGSVALLLAAVCWIRLQRGVRLAQKIDYPAYGGMGPHSYDNDVLGDRRLAQSAQMYHYQHQKQQMLCLEKHRDEPKVPDSGATSDEENEDGDFTVYECPGLAPTGEMEVKNPLFDDSTLYLQRSHK
- the LOC109896168 gene encoding neural proliferation differentiation and control protein 1-like isoform X4, giving the protein MLSPRRGVDHRPAATILTHVAVIAIFVSMSACMPGSSSVCPRSLDCARARRHFCQPGSSHCGPCLTPLVENSHGRCIVKRRPSHAPHFGKVTTFPEVDEEIDFLSTIISQQETESGFRHPASSFQDVPKVKEEEDDRSMILTQRPTTEQPTTHGATTAPPPTSITTANTTTTSHSTAVRSGPLIIPYASNSRVFISCREVCGWLRRSTTQRMGGWGPIPMTMMCLGIGGWLRVPRCTTTNTRNSRCSAWRNTGMNPRCLTPGPRQMRRMRMGISRYTSALDWPRQERWR